In the Campylobacter sputorum subsp. sputorum genome, GGGTGCGTTTATATTTGGTGCTGCAAGAATGCTTGAAAATAATCAAGTATGTATAAGAGCAGGGTATATGAATGCTTTAAAAGAGTATTGTAATCCAAGCGATGGAAATGATTGTTTTTGCAAGGATGTATTTTCTTTTAGCGAATTTAATGATGATGTTATGTTTAAGCTTGAAAATTGCTTGTCTGAACTAATCTAAATTAAAATGGTGCCCGAGGTCGGACTTGAACCGACACAAGGTTGCCCTTACTAGATTTTGAGTCTAGCGCGTCTACCAGTTTCACCACTCGGGCTTTTTAAAAAGTAAATTATGATTTTACTTTAAAAGATATAAAAGTTTGTTTAAATTTATAAAATTTCAAACAGATATTCTTCTTTGTGTTTAATTTTTTTGATATCTATTAGTTGTAGGTTTTGGAAATTTATCTTACCTAGCTCATTTAGATTTTGTAAATTTGCTATAGCAATTTGCCTTAGAGTTTCTCCTCTATAATGCTTTGCAAAATGGCTTACAACTTTGCCATTTTTTATAAATTTAAATGTAATATAAGGTTGTTTTATAGTATAAAAATTTTCATAAAAACTAGCTCTAAGGTCTATTATTTCGCTATTTTCTAAAAATTTATCTATTGATGGTGAAAATTCTTCATTGTAAAATTTTTCAACTCTAAAATCTCCTATCTTTTCGCCTTGTTTTATTTTATAGTTTGGTATCTCATCTCCTAGTCTTATAAATCCAAATAAATTTGAAAAAACAAAGACATTATCATCTATATATTTTTGGCATTTTTTATCTAAATTTTTGTATCTTAATGCGTCGTAAGCAACACCACTATATCTTAAAACCGCTTTTATGACACCTTGTTTATAGATGTCATTTTTTAACTGA is a window encoding:
- a CDS encoding YaaA family protein; the encoded protein is MIKILFSPSETKTTLSKQKFISKKSFIFEELFDKRKFVIDKYSEFINTASDEKLSKMFGLKKLDDINQLKNDIYKQGVIKAVLRYSGVAYDALRYKNLDKKCQKYIDDNVFVFSNLFGFIRLGDEIPNYKIKQGEKIGDFRVEKFYNEEFSPSIDKFLENSEIIDLRASFYENFYTIKQPYITFKFIKNGKVVSHFAKHYRGETLRQIAIANLQNLNELGKINFQNLQLIDIKKIKHKEEYLFEIL